The following coding sequences lie in one Lolium perenne isolate Kyuss_39 chromosome 2, Kyuss_2.0, whole genome shotgun sequence genomic window:
- the LOC139835566 gene encoding uncharacterized protein, with protein MSSSLSDHAPLLLRSVVDIPGGRRFRFDSYWVKLQGFQDVVAASWGRLLVANEVILQLDKAQELQHLGRLELSLRRGLKQRVMGLASLERTIAIARVEGVKDVGASTQFFRIQASKRRRRNHIDMLRDGERGEVDQSEKEALATAFYEDLLGQPQPREHDLSLPAIGLHPVDLSSMDAPFSADEIWWAVKAMPSNKSTGPDGLTWEFFRACWAVIKADVIGAVQVEFGVAARSLHRLNSTFITLKPKAEDAADIRQFQPISLVHSFAKLVTKIMALRLASWMGELVSANQSAIIWGRCIQDNFVLVHQSAWLLHRKKVPALLLKLDVARTFNSVSWPFLLSVLRQRGFGHRWISWLILLLSSASTQVLVNGCAGSAFRHGRGLRQGDPLSPLLFVLLMDVLDAMFRAAERVGVLVDLAVDGLKHRVLLYADDIVVFARPEEAELVAVREILACFGAASGLYVNFLKSSAAPIRCNDDLRHAVTSFVGCQFKDLPQKYLGLPLSLRKPSKAQLQPILDKLANKLAFWKARLMSRDDRVAYVRVLMAASVVYQLMALDVEPWFLQAVDKLRRGFLWAGKNEAHGRNCLVAWVTVCVPKHLGWLGFPNLRWMHAALRARWMWLQRTDSSKSWAGFRFAVRPDALALFNASVTISVGTGDRLLFWEDPWINGLSAAAIAPVVLKLIRPGIVKTRTVDDVLRLNARALEIVGGLSVQVVLQYLRLWQAVAAVPMHGGEDSFRWKWTDDGRFTTRLAYRVFFHGTTTLPGAKHVWNSFAPFKFRFHAWLSLRGRCWTTDRRLRRGLPSHVLCPLVQAETANHLAVQCFFARAVWDGFARRSRVAIPLPGPDSELSFWWPHSADRLSRKDARVLNAVMLLLRCFWVERNARVFEGTASTVGQVLEAALQDWRLWCAGRGGSGRGVFYVGFIILLGLFIGNLLDVDRFVERRDAIINDHDGTVEDVHEFLRGRIPDCPFGVGGGHGRRRRSDGRRGRGLGRQGDEADKGHGFFALTSGAALGPADFGLV; from the exons ATGTCCTCCTCCCTGTCGGATCATGCACCGTTGCTCTTGCGTTCCGTGGTGGATATCCCTGGTGGTAGGCGCTTCAGGTTCGACAGCTATTGGGTCAAGCTCCAGGGCTTCCAGGACGTTGTCGCGGCCTCGTGGGGTCGC CTGTTGGTGGCCAACGAGGTCATCCTGCAGCTCGACAAAGCCCAGGAACTTCAGCATCTCGGTCGGTTGGAGCTCTCCCTCCGGCGTGGGCTCAAACAGCGTGTGATGGGGTTGGCATCCTTGGAGAGGACCATTGCCATCGCGCGGGTGGAGGGTGTCAAGGATGTCGGTGCTTCGACGCAGTTCTTCCGTATCCAGGCCTCCAAGCGCCGGCGTCGCAACCATATCGATATGCTCCGTGACGGTGAGCGGGGCGAAGTTGATCAATCCGAGAAGGAAGCGCTGGCCACGGCGTTCTATGAGGATCTgttgggccagccgcagcccaggGAGCATGACTTGTCCTTACCAGCCATTGGATTGCACCCCGTTGATCTGTCGAGCATGGACGCGCCCTTCTCTGCCGACGAGATCTGGTGGGCGGTCAAGGCAATGCCGTCTAATAAGTCTACGGGCCCCGATGGGCTAACCTGGGAATTCTTCCGCGCCTGTTGGGCAGTTATCAAGGCGGATGTCATCGGTGCAGTGCAGGTGGAATTTGGCGTCGCAGCTCGCTCTCTCCACCGGCTAAATTCGACGTTCATCACGCTGAAGCCCAAGGCCGAGGACGCTGCTGACATCAGGCAGTTTCAGCCAATTAGTCTGGTGCATAGTTTCGCGAAGCTTGTCACCAAGATCATGGCGTTGCGTCTAGCTTCGTGGATGGGGGAGCTCGTTAGCGCAAATCAAAGCGCGATCATTTGGGGCAGGTGTATCCAAGACAACTTCGTCTTGGTGCATCAGTCTGCGTGGCTGCTCCATCGTAAGAAGGTCCCGGCCTTGCTGCTAAAATTGGACGTGGCACGCACGTTCAATAGCGTGTCTTGGCCTTTTCTCCTCAGCGTCCTGCGCCAGCGAGGTTTTGGACACCGGTGGATCAGTTGGTTGATCCTGCTGCTGAGTTCGGCGAGCACGCAGGTCCTTGTCAACGGGTGCGCTGGATCGGCATTCAGACATGGCCGCGGCTTGCGCCAGGGTGATCCGTTATCCCCGCTGTTGTTTGTGCTGCTCATGGACGTGCTTGATGCCATGTTCCGTGCAGCGGAGAGGGTTGGAGTGCTGGTAGACCTCGCGGTGGACGGCCTGAAGCACCGTGTCTTGCTGTACGCGGATGACATTGTGGTATTTGCTAGGCCAGAGGAGGCTGAGCTGGTCGCGGTCCGTGAGATCCTTGCGTGTTTTGGGGCAGCGTCTGGACTTTATGTCAACTTTCTCAAGAGCTCGGCCGCCCCGATCCGTTGCAATGATGATCTAAGGCATGCCGTCACTTCTTTCGTGGGATGTCAGTTCAAGGACCTGCCACAAAAGTATCTGGGCCTCCCGTTGTCCCTTCGCAAGCCCTCTAAGGCTCAGCTTCAGCCTATCTTGGACAAGCTGGCGAATAAACTCGCTTTCTGGAAGGCTCGCTTAATGTCGCGGGACGACCGTGTTGCTTATGTGAGGGTGCTCATGGCAGCCTCTGTTGTTTACCAGCTCATGGCGCTCGACGTGGAGCCTTGGTTCTTGCAGGCTGTGGATAAGTTGCGCCGAGGTTTTCTTTGGGCAGGGAAGAACGAGGCCCATGGTCGAAACTGTCTCGTCGCATGGGTTACGGTTTGTGTGCCCAAGCATTTGGGTTGGTTGGGGTTTCCTAATCTCCGCTGGATGCACGCGGCGTTGCGGGCTCGTTGGATGTGGCTGCAACGAACAGATTCTTCCAAGTCATGGGCGGGATTTCGGTTTGCTGTTCGACCGGATGCGCTCGCGTTATTCAATGCGTCAGTTACCATCTCTGTCGGCACTGGCGATCGGCTGCTATTTTGGGAGGATCCGTGGATCAATGGCCTGTCCGCGGCGGCCATTGCACCGGTAGTGCTTAAGCTCATTAGGCCGGGCATCGTCAAGACTCGCACGGTCGACGACGTTCTTCGACTGAATGCCCGGGCTTTGGAAATCGTTGGGGGCCTGTCCGTCCAGGTTGTGTTGCAATACCTTCGGCTATGGCAAGCGGTGGCCGCGGTGCCCATGCATGGCGGTGAAGACTCGTTCCGCTGGAAGTGGACAGACGATGGTCGCTTCACGACTCGATTAGCGTACCGTGTTTTCTTCCATGGAACCACAACCCTCCCCGGAGCCAAGCATGTGTGGAATTCATTCGCGCCTTTCAAATTCCGCTTCCATGCATGGCTATCGCTCAGGGGAAGATGCTGGACGACTGACAGGCGCCTGCGGCGCGGCCTCCCGTCGCACGTCCTCTGTCCGTTGGTTCAGGCCGAGACGGCAAATCATCTCGCCGTGCAGTGCTTCTTCGCCCGGGCTGTATGGGATGGTTTTGCTCGGCGCTCTCGGGTGGCTATCCCGTTGCCAGGCCCGGATAGTGAGCTCTCCTTCTGGTGGCCTCACTCGGCCGATCGTCTGTCTCGCAAGGATGCTAGAGTCCTCAACGCTGTCATGCTTCTCTTGAGATGCTTCTGGGTTGAGCGGAATGCTAGGGTTTTTGAGGGCACGGCTTCCACCGTTGGTCAGGTCCTCGAGGCGGCGCTTCAGGATTGGCGATTATGGTGTGCTGGTAGGGGTGGGTCTGGTAGAGGTGTT ttttacgtcggcttcatcatcctCCTCGGCCTCTTCATCGGGAATCTCCTCGATGTGGACCGGTTCGTCGAACGGAGGGATGCAATTATCAACGACCACGACGGAACCGTTGAGGACGTTCATGAATTCCTCCGTGGGCGCATCCCCGACTGCCCTTTCGGCGTCGGCGGAGGTCATGGGCGGCGGAGACGGAGCGACGGGAGGAGGGGCCGCGGTCTTGGACGGCAGGGCGACGAGGCCGACAAGGGCCACGGCTTCTTCGCCTTGACCAGCGGAGCTGCCCTCGGCCCCGCGGACTTTGGTTTGGTGTAG
- the LOC127330233 gene encoding putative F-box protein At4g22180 → MIPPMEGCCKATVKRFLNLSVQPRNLPALLFRALPKLICLPPNLHKKFSIDPALMEDILPELPHDILMDIFALLEIPDLARAGSVCPSWCSAYTSLCNLGQYKQSQTPCLLYTCESDARLYSLVEKRSYKLTLSGPPIHSRYLIGSSNGWLVTADDRSEMHLLNPITMEQIALPSVITLQSVAPILDETGAVYKYNFWNRATRPPRTFALDELRRYLHRKAFVFYDTSAKRYIVVLIHSPRGQLSFAWLGDSKWTCLPPDRYFHDCVYKDDLLYAVAGQG, encoded by the coding sequence atgattccTCCAATGGAGGGATGTTGCAAAGCCACAGTGAAGCGATTTCTGAACCTGTCTGTACAACCGAGAAATCTGCCCGCTCTACTCTTCCGGGCTTTACCTAAGCTGATTTGTCTCCCTCCTAATTTACACAAGAAATTCAGCATTGATCCAGCACTGATGGAGGATATATTACCAGAGCTGCCACATGACATACTTATGGATATATTTGCCCTTTTGGAGATCCCTGATCTTGCACGTGCTGGCTCTGTCTGCCCCTCCTGGTGCTCCGCATATACCAGTCTATGCAACCTTGGGCAGTACAAACAGTCCCAAACGCCGTGCCTGCTGTACACCTGTGAGAGCGATGCACGCCTCTACAGCCTTGTGGAGAAGAGGTCATACAAGTTAACTCTCTCGGGGCCGCCTATCCACAGTAGATATCTGATTGGGTCCTCAAATGGCTGGCTGGTTACTGCTGATGATAGGTCTGAGATGCACCTTCTCAATCCTATTACCATGGAACAGATTGCTCTTCCATCCGTGATCACCCTCCAGTCGGTAGCACCCATTCTCGATGAAACGGGTGCCGTGTACAAGTATAATTTCTGGAATCGTGCCACACGCCCACCTAGGACCTTTGCTCTTGATGAACTACGGAGGTACCTCCACCGCAAGGCATTTGTATTTTATGATACATCTGCAAAACGTTATATCGTGGTGCTCATCCACAGTCCACGTGGCCAGCTTTCATTTGCTTGGTTAGGGGATAGCAAGTGGACCTGTCTGCCACCAGATAGATATTTTCATGACTGTGTCTACAAGGATGATCTTTTATATGCTGTGGCTGGACAAGGATAA